A portion of the Bacteroides faecium genome contains these proteins:
- a CDS encoding MalY/PatB family protein — protein MKYNFDEIVPRRGTNSYKWDSAGDADILPMWVADMDFRTAPPVVEALRKRVEHGIFGYVCVPDAYYAAVTNWFARRHEWQIEKEWIIYTTGVVPALSAVIKALTVPGDKVMVQTPVYNCFFSSIRNNGCGMIANPLIYRNGTYQIDFADLEQKAADPNVKVLLLCNPHNPAGRVWTKQELTRIGDICIRNNVWVVADEIHCELVFPGHTYIPFASISQEFLMHSVTCTSPSKAFNLAGLQIANIISADTDIRTKIDKAINVNEVCDVNPFGVEALMAAYNDSEEWLEELKQYLFDNYNYLRAYFSEYLPEFPVSMLEGTYLVWVDCSVLNQSSDEIVKTLLEKEKLWVNEGSLYGEAGEGFIRINIACPRQQLIEGLNRLRRALK, from the coding sequence ATGAAGTACAACTTCGATGAAATAGTTCCGCGCAGAGGTACGAATTCCTATAAATGGGATTCTGCCGGAGATGCGGATATATTGCCGATGTGGGTAGCTGATATGGATTTCCGTACGGCTCCCCCTGTTGTGGAAGCGTTGAGGAAACGGGTGGAGCATGGTATCTTCGGATATGTCTGTGTACCGGATGCATACTACGCAGCGGTGACAAACTGGTTTGCAAGGCGGCATGAATGGCAGATAGAAAAAGAGTGGATTATTTATACCACGGGAGTAGTACCGGCATTGTCTGCTGTCATTAAGGCACTGACAGTCCCCGGAGATAAAGTAATGGTGCAGACACCCGTATATAACTGCTTTTTTTCCTCTATCCGCAATAACGGATGCGGGATGATTGCCAATCCCCTGATTTATAGAAATGGAACCTATCAGATAGATTTTGCGGATTTGGAACAAAAAGCTGCCGACCCAAATGTAAAGGTTCTATTGTTATGCAACCCGCACAATCCTGCGGGAAGGGTATGGACAAAGCAGGAACTTACCCGTATCGGTGACATCTGTATCCGAAATAATGTGTGGGTAGTAGCAGACGAAATCCATTGCGAACTTGTCTTCCCAGGACACACCTATATCCCTTTTGCTTCTATCTCACAAGAATTCTTGATGCACTCCGTCACTTGTACCTCGCCCAGCAAGGCCTTTAACCTGGCAGGGCTTCAAATAGCCAATATCATTTCTGCCGATACGGATATACGAACGAAAATAGATAAAGCAATCAATGTCAATGAAGTTTGTGATGTGAACCCGTTCGGGGTGGAAGCGTTAATGGCAGCCTATAACGACAGTGAGGAATGGCTGGAAGAGCTGAAACAATACTTGTTCGACAATTACAATTATTTGAGGGCATACTTCTCTGAATATCTTCCTGAATTTCCAGTGTCGATGTTGGAAGGCACTTATCTGGTTTGGGTGGACTGTTCAGTGCTGAATCAGTCATCGGATGAGATAGTGAAAACCTTGTTGGAGAAAGAAAAACTTTGGGTGAACGAGGGCAGCTTGTACGGAGAGGCTGGTGAAGGATTTATCCGCATCAATATCGCCTGTCCGCGACAGCAGTTGATAGAAGGATTAAACAGATTGAGGCGGGCTTTGAAATAA
- a CDS encoding DUF3737 family protein: MEQIRNQEYGGERPLFATHDLQLEDVTIHTGESALKECSNIIAINCRFEGKYPFWHTNGFIVKNCLFTEGARAALWYSQSLQMADTLVEAPKMFREMDGIKLENVQLPNALETFWYCRNIDLKNVQIDKADYLFIHSENIKIQHYAQNGNYSFQYCKNVEIHNAVINSKDAFWNTENVTVYDSELNGEYLGWHSKNLRLVNCKISGTQPLCYAHDLVMENCTMAEDADLAFEHSSVKATIKSPVHSVKNPRTGSIIAESFGTIILDENLKVPGNCELKLWDELTCFD; this comes from the coding sequence ATGGAACAAATAAGAAATCAAGAATACGGAGGCGAACGTCCTCTGTTTGCAACCCACGACCTTCAACTGGAAGATGTGACGATTCACACTGGTGAGTCTGCACTGAAAGAATGTAGCAACATCATAGCAATCAACTGTCGCTTTGAAGGAAAATATCCCTTTTGGCATACCAATGGATTTATAGTGAAGAACTGTCTCTTTACAGAAGGCGCCCGTGCCGCGCTATGGTACTCCCAAAGTTTGCAAATGGCGGATACTTTAGTGGAAGCACCAAAGATGTTCCGCGAAATGGACGGGATAAAACTCGAAAACGTACAATTGCCCAACGCTTTGGAAACATTCTGGTATTGCCGTAATATAGACCTGAAGAACGTGCAGATAGACAAAGCGGATTATCTTTTTATACATAGCGAGAATATCAAGATACAGCACTACGCTCAAAACGGAAACTATTCATTCCAGTACTGTAAGAACGTGGAAATCCATAATGCAGTTATCAATTCCAAAGATGCATTTTGGAATACGGAGAATGTAACTGTCTATGATTCTGAACTGAATGGCGAATATCTGGGCTGGCATTCTAAAAACTTGCGTTTGGTAAATTGCAAGATTTCGGGCACGCAGCCACTTTGCTATGCGCATGACCTGGTCATGGAAAATTGCACAATGGCAGAGGACGCCGACCTCGCTTTCGAACACAGTAGTGTGAAAGCAACGATTAAAAGCCCGGTTCACAGCGTGAAGAATCCCCGCACGGGGAGCATTATTGCCGAAAGTTTCGGGACAATCATTCTGGACGAGAATCTCAAAGTACCAGGGAATTGTGAATTGAAACTTTGGGACGAACTGACTTGTTTTGATTGA
- a CDS encoding cyclophilin-like fold protein: protein MKHYIITIFAMLALSVGSASCSEDEPLQGTGQQTTPNNGNNSSGNNNNNNENVPVSNNLKITIGSASFNATLESNETAKEFKKLLPLTVNMSELNGNEKLFYLQNSLPTASFSPRTIQTGDLMLYGSTCVVLFYESFSTSYTYTRLGRITNPSGLASAVGAGSVNVTFEITD from the coding sequence ATGAAGCACTATATAATAACAATCTTCGCTATGTTGGCATTATCGGTCGGTTCCGCATCATGCAGCGAGGATGAGCCATTGCAGGGAACAGGTCAGCAGACAACCCCGAATAATGGAAATAACAGCTCAGGTAATAATAACAATAATAATGAAAACGTCCCAGTGAGCAACAATCTTAAAATAACAATCGGCTCGGCTTCGTTCAATGCTACCCTGGAAAGTAATGAAACAGCAAAAGAATTCAAGAAATTACTGCCTTTGACAGTTAATATGTCCGAACTGAACGGCAATGAAAAACTATTTTATCTACAAAACAGCTTGCCGACAGCCTCTTTTAGTCCGAGAACCATTCAAACGGGAGATTTAATGCTTTACGGTTCTACTTGCGTGGTGCTTTTTTATGAGAGCTTCTCGACTTCATATACTTATACCCGCTTGGGACGTATAACGAATCCTTCGGGACTGGCTTCCGCTGTCGGTGCAGGAAGTGTAAATGTAACTTTTGAAATAACAGACTAA